aattattttatctaaaattgaAAGAGAATAGTACTTATAAATTTATCAAATAGCAAAAGTATTTGTATTAAATATCTGACattcaataattcatttaaaaacctttcatatataaatattttgcagtaatatgttttcaaatttgGGAGGTGTtgtttgaaagaaagaagagttccAGGTTTTGtggcacagagaagaaaattttcCAGTGATAAAATTGTACATGAATTTCCAGTGTGGTTGATATAATGAAAAGTAAAGCCTTTTACAACTTTATATTGGCTTTAGAGTTTTCAGAAGTATAACGTTAGTATGTCCAGATGATTTTTTCCCAAATACAAAAAACATCTTATCCAATGAGTATTCAAACACATATTTCATACATAAACATGCAGCCATACAATATTATCTAAGCTGAATGTCTGTGAGAATTTCTATTGGGTTTAGAATTGCTTGTATTTATCTTTAATAGTGAAGTATCCTCTGAGAATCTCGACTTTATATGAAATACTTCCTTATGTTTAGAAACAGGATGAACAGCAAGATTCTGGAACATAACCTGTACTGACTCTTCACTCAAGACTATATTAAGGATCGTATCATTGCCATCTTGGCTGCACTACTCATTAATGTTTTGTGAATATGGAGCTCTCTGTGATGTACCAACACCTATTATGTGATGAGAGTAGAATCCAAAAAGTACATGAGATTCTGGGATTAAACCAGAAGAATTCTgggagttaaaaaaatatatatatataatatatatatataatgtgtatatataataaattatatatatgaatatatatatttgacttaAAGTGACACAGTTATATTCAGAAAATTTTCTCTCGTGATAACACATTTCAGCTGCTTTCTTCTCACATTTGACTGTAGGCTCCACAACGACACAAACCATGTATTAGTTATGCTTTAATTTCTAATAAATAACACAAAACTTGGCTCAAAATAGACACTCGGATTAATTTGAGGGCTCTGTAAACTGAAGTGCCTAGTGCTTTGGGTTCACGGGTTTGGGAAGGTAAATTAGAACCATAATAGAAATCATCTCACGTACTGTCCAAAAGTAGATTCCAGAGACCCTTCCAAACATGTCACCACAAAACTCATGGTTTCAAGCAATAAGGCCAACGAAGAATCCATTCATgattttaagtcttttatttcACCAATATCTATACTTATACTCCACCTATACTTACAGATTTTACCTATTAACTTATTCACAGAAATTTAGTAGGTAAAAGATTAGTTGGGAATTAATTGATTTAtcacttaaaaatgtgtttttcaaattgtCTGCTCatagattttccatttttgttgttcTCCTAAAAATCTCACCCAAGATGTCAGGCAGGTAAACATGTCTGATAAAATGCCTTAAATTACATGACAtgcaataaaatgtatatattgctTAAAGATGCTTCATCTCAGCATTATACAAACTCAAAGGTCACGATGTGGGTCTGAGCTAGAGACACTTTTAAAGGATGTCTGGCAATTTTCAGAGCTTTCATGTTGAGAACTCACTTAAATATGATTAGACAATTACATACCAGAGCATGTAAATATTTTGATAGAAAagggataaatgaataaacatagatGTTTATCCAGGTaatttaaagaaatcagaaacaTAAACTATATGAAATCTTGAGATAACTGctaaatctttaaagaaaaattaagagcgtccaatattttttattgctatcCCTTTCTTTTATGTTTAATGTTCACAATTTGCTTTAAATAGTTTTGTACTTTAGACAGTTTGATGAATAGAAAACCTCTGAACTTATTGACCTCTTAGTGCACAGCTTACCTACAAAAATGGATTCAGAGACAAAATTAGGCAATGGTGTGCTGGTCAATGTTCAACAACCAGTCTCAAAAAAGAGGGGGGAAGCCCTGATTTATAGCGTTTGCTGATTTGCATGGTGCAAATACTCCTGCCACAACTGATTTCAAGCTAAGAAAACGATGTCACTGAAAATGGAATATAGGAAGAGATAGTCAAAATTGGTTTATTCAATCTGGCTGCAGCCAGATTGAGCACATCTGTGAAATTCGGTCATATTACATTATTAAGTATTTCCTGAAAAATGTTGATTAAATACTTCTGTGAGATGATGTCAGCTGTGTGCCCTTCTTAAGTATGCACTATGTACATTAGTCTTTTAAATGCCCTCACATCTGTTATACACAAGAAATCTAATTTCCATTGTTTCACATAGCATCTTTCTCACATTTATTTGACTCTTTGATTTTTTCCCTCAGAATACCTTCCAATATCTTTCAGAATAATAATGTTTCACAGGACCCTGTTTGGGAAATGTGGCTGTAGGCACACACTCCTAGTCGTACTGGACGCACAGTAGGCATAATAGCAAATTACTGACAAGTGTTCATGCATATAGAACGGTCATAAGAAAAAGGTGAGCAAtgatatacaaataaatagaaggGATTGACTTCGCATCCCATGGCCCAATTTGTCCGTAACCTTGTGGAGAAGACCCCGGCTCTGGTGAATGCTGCTGTGACTTACTTGAAGCCTCGATTGGCCACATTTTGGTACTACGCCAAGGTTGAGCTGGTTCCTCCCACCCCTGCTGAGATCCCTAGAGCTATTCAGAGCCTGAAAAAAATAGTCAATAGTGCTCAGACTGGTAGCTTCAAACAGCTCACAGTTAAGGAAGCTGTGCTGAATGGTGTGGTGGCCACTGAGGTGTTGATGTGGTTTTATGTTGGAGAGATCATAGGCAAGCACGGCATCATTGGCTATGATGTTTGAAGACCAATCTTTAACATCTGGttatatttgatttattatttgagTGTTGTTGGACCATGTGTGATCAGACTGCTATctgaataaaataagatttgtcaaaaataaataaataaataaataaataaataaataaatagaagggaTTCTGTCCTGATTTTCATGAGATTGGATTATTCTGAAAATTGTTTCACTGGTGCAACCACAGTTGTATTCACTTATTAGAGaggcatttattgagcatatactaTATTCAGAGCGCTATCACTACACTAAGGCACTGGAACATTTCAGACTTTTTCTCACGTTTAAGGATAGATGTTCCATTAGGCAACGCCaagtttagttttccttttttaaacaaattttgaagTGGGGAGGGCAAAACTCAgtaattattctaaaatgtaattGAAAGGAATATTTAAGTCTAACACATGTTAGGAGTGGACCTTTTGCAAACTATATGCAGGCTGTACATAATACACACCTATTTAATAACACAgatatagataattttttaaagggaagcagCTGTCATTTTTCCTAAATAcccaatattaaatatttttacctggacgttaaatgtttaaataatagcATTTTACTAACCATCAATCTGACTATTAGAATGTCTCCAAGTGTTTAAATATGTCCACACTTAGCGTGTTCATCTAATTTATGGTCACATATAAATATTCCTAAAACTGaacatgtttttgaaaaacaaaaaagcaggagtAGGTTAAATgctaactgaaaaaaataagaatccaACTATCTATTTTGCAACGGGTTTCAGGTTATAGACACATTTTCCTTTAATCACAACTCACAAATTATCATGCGATGTATGAACCTtagtgtatttgttttgttttgttttccattggaGAACTGACAGGTGGATTTTTCATTGGAGAAATATTTGCCACTTGACCTTTGGCAGAAAGTGTGATCTGTTGTTACATCAAAGAAACTCTAATGTTGAATTATCTTGGtagtatataaattatttaaagcaatTAGAACATGGCTACTTTAAGATAATACATTCATTGCTTATACTAGTGTATAGAGTATTATACTACAATAGTGACACTCCAATAGCTCACTTTTTTTACCCCTTAAGTTATTCTCACCATGCAAGAATAGAAACTAATGTATCTCAACACATTCAAAGAAACCAAACAATAAGCATATGTTTGCCCACGAACCCAACTCAAAACGAGGCATCTATATGAGAAACATACCAGCAAATACTTCTCTGATTTCTTCATTGAAAGTGTAAAATTGTTTCTACCATGATCACCAACACTTCATTGTTTTTGTTAAGCTATAAGGATATTTTCTTACAAGGTCAGTATTTGAAATGAATATCTACACACAAGACTATATGGTcctcatttatattaaaatacataaattctgaaaaataaatttaatgaaagttGTTTTCATGCCTTGTCCTttgattctttcctttcattcccTAATTTTAACAATATACTTGCAAACAAAAATTGCTCAAAGGATATACTGCATGAACATCTATAGTTACTTGTGCATAGTTAGAACATAAcccaatattaattcttctaatattGAGTTGTGGTACATTGTGAGAGGAATGTCTCAACCatgttaattatatatatgtgtgcattctGTGTGGTTACTATATAGTATGGTCTTTCCTTAATACAGAATATGTTATATTTCATGCTTGccaaatttttattcaaataaattagcTGCTAGTATATCACATTACAAAATTCAACTTTAtcttgcagaaaagaaaaaaattatattagaatCTCTAGACTCATTGATGTATTACACATCGAATAAACCACAAAGGCATGAATTAGAAACAGGAGAATTGCCAGAGGTGAATGGTTTTGCTGCAGATTTGAATTATCTGTAAGCAGATTTCACAAGGCAGAGGCAAGCTCAGGCTGCCTTAGAGGAGTAACACCACACCAAGGAAGTTTCCCACCAAACCTTCTACCTGTCCTCATGGGATCTAACAACGGAAATGAACATGAGATCTAAAACACAGAAAATCCTGGGTAACAAATCAAAGAGAGTCAGGTCAGAGAGCCAAATTTCACAAGAACGCATATTCTATGTTATGATCCGcccaaaagaggaaaatatttcaaaatgctcTCCATAATAAAGCTATATTAACAATAGGCTGTATGGTCCTGCCATTGGAGTGGAGGACTGACTTGACCCTTGACCTCTGTTCACATAAAAGcctgagaaatgaaaattatatttatcatgGTTGTTTTATACAAATTTACTGTCTTTCTTTATCTAAActgatacaagaaaaaaaaaaatcttttctgaaaTAGCCCAAGTCTGGTTCTTAATAGTCATGTGACTATTTTTTCTGCCAGCCATGTGCTCCGTATCATTTTACTCTGAAATAACTATGCGGATTTCAGCTCAACCTGCCTTTGCTTATAATGCATGACATACCCCGTGAGGGAGCCTGAGAACAGACTCCCTTGAAAAGCAAGGTTCTCATAGTTGGCCTGTAACCATGGAAGCAGATGCCGTTTTCTTCTCACCCTGCTTACCTCTTTGCAGCCTCGAGCTGCTCCCTATTGTTACAAGGGGGACGCCTTGATTTTTCTTCATCATGACCGAACTTGCCTCTTCTTCAAAGGGCATGATGCTGCAGGTCATTGGTCTAGACTGTTTGCACGGTCCAGAGAACAGCCTTGATGTAACCCTTGCTCCGTCTGAGCCACACCACCAGCCGTGCATCTGCAGACTGGAGGGGGACATTGGAGATCTGTATTTGAAAAGAAGTCTGTCTGATTTTGCCATTGTGCCTTTTCACTCATCGATCGAATGAATATCGAACCTTCTGTCGTTGCATGTGTGAAATAGATAGCTTAGCAAGCACTTTTGTGCCCAACCTGTGCAGTGGGCCAAAAGGTTTTCCTTTTAGCCTCAAGAATTTTTTCTTCAGACTTTATGAATTTCGTGTTaacttaaattatttatatgcCTTTATCCAACTGTTATGATGACCGTTTCAGTTACTTCGTCAGCAATGACTTTCTTTTGGTATTAGAAggagcattttcttttctgtcaactatgtttgttttccttttaagcttTTTAAGATCTTCTAGATTAACTCATTTGTAAGGAGAAAAGGTGTAACTTTTACTGTAACCTATGAAGTCAAAAAGTTGAAGTGTCCTTTCAAGGAGATAATGAGATGGTGTCTATCATTTAACAGGTTTATCCCAGAAAGGTGAACTTGAACTGCCTCCAGGTAATTTCAGTGATTTGTAAGAGTAAGTAAATCAAATAATCACattgattttaaattaaacaaaattgttTGATAAGCTCTGTTCCAAgggaaaatttttctttgtttttacccattaaaaaatttgcaaaaatgtttttctggAGCATTAAAATAGACTTAAAGCACATAAATTCATTATGATCTGTGAAAGGCACATAAAATCATGGTGATTTCATATGttaaatactatatatttatgatatatatctGGTGGCATGATTTAATTAGAAAGTACACAATATCAAAAgatgtttacatttcatttttagtaCAATTACAATTCCCAGCTTGTCACCAATAACTAATGttgacaataattaatagcaacTATACCACCTGCTCATTCTGCAAAACATTGTTTTACTGTGTTCTTGTAAAATCGGAATGACTTTAAAATGCCTCCTCTACTAATCTGCAGTATATTACCTAGCAAGTACTGTCTGTCTGTGTCAACagtttctgctttgttttgtttcattttaagaaCCTACTATTTCATACTTCAACGCATACCTATTTTCTCTAATTGCCACAGGCAAAGGGGAGGTCCCTGACAGAATAAAGAAGGTTATTGTGACAGATGAAACATAATTCACAATGAGTACTCTTTTCATCCAGCTCTAAGTAGCAGAGGATTACTTCCAAGCTGAATTTTGTGGCAGAATGTATGAGCTGATTTTATTAACACATAAGGATGGGGCACAGGCAAAAAACCTATCTCTCCTCAGCTGGATGGtggctattttgtgtgtgtctgtctgggGGCTTTATTTGGATCCACCTGAAGCAGAAGATATGCTGGCCAGAAGAGACTCTGAAGAAATCGAGGGCGTAGGCGGGGAgggtagaaaataagaaatttaaagtaataaaagtgGTGGGTTTTCTATACTAGATAATGAAAAATGATGAACTAAATATACAGTATTTCTACATTCTTTGGCATGCACATGAAATAAAGTCATactttttttcaacaaatacaacagctgcaaaagtaggtaaattttatttcataaacttacttttctttagatgatttttttgttgtttttttggtaattttaactTCAAATGCTTTGTTAGATCTCTAAATGCCGTTTAGTTTTATGAGAGGGCTTAATATTAAACTTGGGTTAAATAGGtatgtgtttatttgaatattttacttgctttcaattgtttgttttgcttttaatgatAAGGATTGTATTTGATctttataaaatttgtatatgtaaatacaaaaaatattttcctttctatttcttatgaggtcaaattttaaattaactaaaagagGGGCAAAAATTTGTACTTGATAAATATCTGtgcataataaaaagaaatcccagACTATAATATTTATTgcaattcatttgttttaaatagcTTTTTACTAACATTAACCATTTGGATTTAGTTATTCTtggaaattgtattttctttcctaatattTTATAGAAACTGTAGATGAAATAGTTTTCTatctataaaaggaaaagtgTAGTTGTTCTTTCTGCTAGTGTGCCTACTATTACAAGACTTAAAACAAAGTGCTATTTCCCTACGTTCTTGtccagaaagttaaaaaaaaaaatctaaattctaCATTGAAGTCTTTCTCAATTTATTGGATccatttcatatttcaaatatgGTAATGAATAATTCAAAGGCACCTAATTTAATTAGGTATTCCCTGGAAGAAGGAATAAGACTATAATCTACAaccatttcttttatatattttcttaaaataatttggttATTTTGATACACAAATTATACAATTTGAATTAGCTGAAATGATTTCATTAAGTTGGGTTTGTAGCTAAAAGCTAAATTAAATATGCAATAATATTTATCTTGAAGTTTAACACTTCACAAATACTACCTCATAAAGGTTTACTTCTATTAACTGATTTCTTGGTGAATGACTtgttaatgtttaaaaagtagTAATTTGAAAATAAGACTGTTTATTCTATAActtcagaaaatatgtaaaataatataattatgacTTTCTATTTGTTGATACAAGCAGAAATCCTCCTCTGTCCTccctatacaaaaaataactgaattaaaCCATATGCCTtgcaaatattttagaatattcttttattatgtttttactAACACAACTAAAAGatgatattttaacaaaataagaatttcaaaggaaaaatataaagatttacATAGCAATTACTGTCAGATTATCTGCAGAGATTTCCTATCTATAGTTTTATGTCTTCCTAATAATTAATTACAGAAACAAGCCAATTTACCTACTTTGGTATTTGGCAAAAATTTTCACTTCTGCTGTTATTTTATGATTATCCtctttatgtaatttatttgaaataggtGCACAGTTtatctttagaaaatataaacGACTGAAGCgacatttttaattaaacataggggaaagaagaaaagtttaagaaTAGGGATGTTGTTATAGAAATTGTTTAAATGTGCGGTTTAtagtacagttttttaaaataataggttttgttttattcatagtTGAACTTAAATGGAGCATGCCAAATGGTTATATCCAAAAGTCAAATTCATTTGCACTCactgattataaaatattatataggaAAATAACTGTAGGGAGCTGAGGATAagattttgttttgcaattacacgacagtttttaaaaaataacatgcaaCCTGAAGATGATGTCATTATATTGTTTCTATAAATTTACCTGAACACCCAGCATAGTGctgcaaaaaataatagaaatagagGCCAGTGTATTTTATTTCGGGTATGATCTTTGCTGAGTCAACCTCTGTTTTATCCAAAATTTATTTCCTGTATTTCAGGCccagaacatttttcatattgctttcttcttcctccctctccctaaAACACATTTTGCTATAAACTTCTGCACCAATCACTAGGAAAGACACAAACAGCAGTAGCGGTTCAGGAAGCAGCCCCGTGAATGTAAAAATCACAGACTTTGATTTTATAAGACAAGTTGGATAGGAGTCAAAACTGCCACATGCGGTGTGAAAAAATGCCACCCTGGTGTGAACAAAAGGTTTAAAATGGAGTCAAGAAGCATGCAAGCTCGATGTCTAAGCTTTTCCTGTGAATTGTCTGCCACAACCTGCAGGGTATCAAGTGGGCTGGGAAGAATAGAGAGCTCTTGGAAGCTACAACTGAGAAACATCGGCAGTTGAAtgtgttagtttttgtttttgttttgttttttaatttattttgttttgttttgtctcattTAGGCATCATTACACTAAACTGTTTTacccaaaacataaaacaaatccaaaaaaaGTCACATAATGTGTGAAGAAACTGTTGCTTACAAAtgaattgttactttttttttttttgcattccttCATTTATAGCAAAGCAAACTTATCAACtgcactttatattttaaattccttgtttTGTAGGCTTGAGTTTTGTTTACAAAATGGTGAGCAGGAATAGAGGCTCATGAAGTCCTAAcaattagaatataaaatgtaACTATAACACTCATATTTGGTTAACTTCTAAATTACCAAGAAAAGGTGGAGAAAAAAGACTGAGTTCACTATTGGAaacaagtatttcatttttaaataaatacaataactCTGAATTCAGCAGGAATAGACCCTTCAAGAAACACTGCTGCAATATACTGCTATAGGAGGCCAATTACACCTTTTTCTAGTATTTTGCAATGTAAAAATTTACTCATAAATAATCAGTCATTAAACCATCATCATTTgcttaaataacaataaaaggcAATTCAATTTTAAGGACAATTAAAATGTATACAGTTGTGTCATAGCCCTCACTTCAATAATCTTAATATGTGCATAAAGGCACAACTCTATGAATGCTAATTGcataataaattatgaataaCATTTAAAGAAAGTAACATTTCCTAGGTGATTGTGATCTAATCAATACAATACATTTAAATGCATCAAGAAATATCTTTGATGAGCATTGAAATGATCCTTAAACTTCGAAGCCAGTTTTATTACATTTGCATCTTATCTCTTATTAAAGATTGGGTCTAAAGCCAGCAAATCCCATTGGTTATGAATGCAGGTCAAGACAGgaacatttttctatttactcTTTGTAACACTGGATAGAAATCAATCTGCTACTTTCATTACAACCACACAATCAATTCCGTTTAAAGTATAGTACAACAGTCAAGTCCAAGGACAATATGGATTCTTGGAAAAAGCTCATACCATTTGCAGGGCTGTACTTGATATAGCTCCTggtaaattgttttctttttaattagtgtACCTGGTCATTTAAAGCAAATATGCCTAAACTAGTATTACAATGTAGGATCCAACCAAGAATTGAGAGTACTCTCTTCATTTaagttgcattaaaaaaaatcatttttaaacaataaaaacgttagaagaaagaattctttctacttttaatctAATATGATATAGCCATTTTGATATTTCAAGCAAAATTTGCATACACCAAAACTTCTACCTTGAAATTAGCATAAGAAATCCTTTATTTAAAATACCAGCTTCCTCTCGTCTCTcaataaaatgactttatttggaTTACTCTTATTTTACATCTAAATGACCAAGATTACtgcttctagattttttttttgcacaaagcATATCTcagtaaacaaaagaaatatgcCCACTCTATACTCCATTTACACATAATAGAAtcactattttaaattcttttaaagcaCTAAATGTAAAGGTAAGATAACCTTCATATGTGTAAATTATTAGAAAGCACAGATAAACCACTGTATACAAACACTAATGGTGGTTcactgatttccttttattttttcccagcttTATTAAGACAGaatgacaaatttaaaaattgtatatatttatggtatacagtgtcatgttttgatatatatatatatgcattgtaCAATGATTaaatcacctcacatacttatcattttttgtggtgagaacatttaagatctattcTCATAAAATTTTTTGAGTATAAAATACGTTATTATTAACTAGTTGCCACGCTGTAAAATAGATCTCCAGAACGTATTCATTCTTACACTTTATACACTTTCACCATCTCTCATTCCTCcctcactttattttataaataaggatattttcctttttcacatcaGTTTTAAGCATTTCAATTTACAGTCTCATGATTTTCTCAAACATGTAATAAATGAATGTCTTCAAGAAAATCACAATTTATAGCTCTGAGtaataatattgaaatatattcctttttaaaaatgcagtatgCCCCTTCCATAGATGAggaataattcaatttaaattaaataatttggtggttttatttttaaaaatctatgtcaTTTAATGCAAATCATATGACCCTGAAATTTTAGAGTTTGGAAAAGTTTTATGCACTTAGAAAAACagtttcaatttttgctttaatattttattctttctgcaaAACCTTATAATGTCACATTTCTCTGTCATCTTTTAATAATCTGTTTGTTGTAACTATTATTagtgaaattttctttctagtgACAAGAAGTAAACtgaacctttttctttttttcttttttttttttttttttttttgagacagagtctcgctctgtcgcccaggctgaagtgcagtggccggatctcagctcactgcaagctccgcctcccgggtttacgccattctcctgcctcagcctcccgagtagctgggactacaagcgcccgccaccgcgcccggctagatttttgtatttttttagtagagatggggtttcaccgtgttcgccaggatggtctcgatctcctgacctcgtgatccgcccgtctcggcctcccaaagtgctgggattacaggcttgagccaccgcgcccggcctgctgaaCCTTTTTCAAGCAAAGCTTATGGATAAGGCCTGAGACATGAAGGTACTCCCACATCTTCTATGGGGCTCCAGATGTTCTCACCCAGAAACAGGCATCATTTTTGCTACATTTTTTGCATACATTAGCAATGGCTAATGAATCCAATGTCAAAGCCTCTCACTGCCCCGGAGACATCCAGAGGACATTCTCCTCCAATCCACCTCAAGAACCCAATTTCTGATGGCTTTGCATAGCCTTGAACAGGGCTGCTGTtcagttttgtttccttcttttcactGGCCTCCACCACTGACGGCATCTGAGTCTATTCTTGCTTCTCTCTGATCTACCAGGCTATAGTCCTTAGACTGAGCAGGCTCCACACTCACAGATGACTTGCAGAAATCATGCTCTAGGCCTCAAAACCTCATCAGAGCAAGTTCAGAATGCAGAGGTCAGAGACGGACAGGCCAAGCAAGCCTCTGACAGTAACTCAGCTGA
Above is a genomic segment from Macaca thibetana thibetana isolate TM-01 chromosome 3, ASM2454274v1, whole genome shotgun sequence containing:
- the LOC126950776 gene encoding ATP synthase subunit g, mitochondrial-like, which gives rise to MAQFVRNLVEKTPALVNAAVTYLKPRLATFWYYAKVELVPPTPAEIPRAIQSLKKIVNSAQTGSFKQLTVKEAVLNGVVATEVLMWFYVGEIIGKHGIIGYDV